In Syntrophomonas wolfei subsp. wolfei str. Goettingen G311, a single window of DNA contains:
- a CDS encoding nucleotidyltransferase family protein, whose amino-acid sequence MQYDAVILAGGVNSSELKKIAPYDNEALIIIGKYPMIYYVYNALRQSSQVRNIVISGPTEALRNIFAREEKLFFVEGGKNAVESLACAVKLLREKGTTERLLVLPTDIPFITTTAIDDFANQCQNYEADFFYAITSREVNELKFPGVMRTYVKLKDGVFTGGNLFILRSEIIDQVLEKASQIVERRKNPLAIASLFGFGLMWRYLTRRLSIAAAEKRFFKVLGIKGKAIISPYAEVGVDVDKPSDLEIAQKYLLDLTL is encoded by the coding sequence ATGCAATATGATGCGGTGATACTTGCCGGTGGTGTTAACAGCAGCGAGCTGAAGAAGATTGCTCCCTATGATAACGAGGCCTTGATAATAATAGGCAAGTATCCCATGATCTACTATGTTTATAATGCTTTGCGCCAGTCTTCCCAGGTGAGGAATATAGTCATCAGCGGACCCACCGAAGCCCTGCGCAATATTTTTGCCCGTGAGGAAAAGCTGTTTTTTGTGGAGGGAGGGAAAAACGCGGTGGAAAGCCTGGCCTGTGCAGTAAAGCTTTTACGGGAGAAGGGTACTACCGAGCGTTTGCTGGTTCTCCCCACGGATATTCCCTTTATTACTACCACGGCCATAGATGATTTTGCTAATCAGTGCCAAAATTACGAAGCGGATTTCTTCTATGCTATAACCTCCAGGGAGGTAAATGAGTTGAAATTCCCCGGCGTGATGCGTACTTATGTAAAACTAAAGGATGGAGTGTTTACTGGAGGAAATCTCTTTATCTTACGCAGCGAGATTATTGACCAGGTTTTGGAAAAGGCCTCACAGATTGTGGAAAGAAGAAAAAATCCTCTAGCTATAGCCAGTTTATTTGGTTTTGGATTAATGTGGCGTTATTTGACCAGACGCCTCTCCATTGCAGCAGCTGAAAAAAGGTTCTTTAAGGTATTGGGAATAAAGGGGAAAGCCATTATTTCCCCGTATGCTGAGGTTGGAGTAGATGTGGATAAACCCAGCGATCTGGAGATTGCCCAAAAATACCTGTTAGATCTTACTCTATAA